The Chitinophagales bacterium genome has a segment encoding these proteins:
- a CDS encoding class I SAM-dependent methyltransferase, giving the protein MTDINTLDKPETTLEHRAIVLSKPFLKQIHTDWYNEFKQYDEANTTTGKILEIGAGGGFLKDIYPKVITSDIMPLDCCDMQFSATEMPFEDNTIKSIFMLNVLHHIPDNEAFFKEADRVLNKDGFIYMVEPANTLFSRFIYKNFHHEPFEENVVDWKFESKGPLSDANGALPYIIFKRDIQKFNQLFPNLELVAFKYHTPFKYLLSGGLSKPALVPFTFYKLINFIEKICSPILPYIAMFQTIIIKKK; this is encoded by the coding sequence ATGACTGATATAAATACATTAGACAAACCAGAAACGACATTAGAACATAGAGCCATTGTTTTATCAAAACCTTTTTTAAAACAAATTCATACCGATTGGTATAATGAGTTTAAACAGTATGATGAAGCCAATACTACTACAGGAAAAATTTTAGAAATTGGTGCTGGTGGTGGTTTTTTAAAAGACATTTATCCAAAAGTAATTACTTCAGACATTATGCCTTTAGATTGCTGTGATATGCAATTCTCTGCAACTGAGATGCCTTTTGAAGATAATACAATTAAGTCTATCTTTATGCTGAATGTTTTACATCACATACCAGATAATGAAGCATTTTTTAAAGAAGCAGATAGAGTTTTAAATAAAGATGGATTTATTTATATGGTAGAACCAGCAAATACTCTATTTTCTAGATTCATCTATAAAAACTTTCACCATGAACCATTTGAAGAAAATGTCGTTGATTGGAAATTTGAAAGCAAGGGTCCATTAAGTGATGCTAATGGAGCATTACCATATATTATATTTAAAAGAGATATTCAAAAATTCAATCAATTATTTCCCAATTTAGAACTCGTAGCATTTAAGTATCATACTCCTTTTAAATATTTGCTTTCTGGTGGTTTATCTAAACCTGCGTTAGTGCCTTTTACTTTCTATAAATTAATTAACTTTATAGAAAAGATTTGTAGTCCAATTTTACCATATATTGCTATGTTTCAAACAATCATTATTAAGAAAAAATAA
- a CDS encoding FkbM family methyltransferase, producing MSSFSIKIGNFLYQNAFPIYNKLYPIFKQRNDKYDIQIIKQYVKQDAIILDIGANIGFYTKMLSELTGANGKVYSFEPDSTNFKHLQENCGHLQNVQLFHKAVGNKDEVLTLYKSDLMNVDHKTFANEDFTSKETIDAVCLDNFIKEKHIDFVKIDIQGFEYYAFEGMQSLIKNSNDLKIITEFYPYGIAQCGIALDNWYQQLEDLDLFIYKNINGKLSIFDKKELSLYETKAKERLFYFDLFLTKQQL from the coding sequence ATGTCTTCTTTTTCTATAAAAATTGGTAATTTTTTATATCAAAATGCATTTCCTATATACAATAAATTGTATCCTATTTTTAAGCAACGAAATGACAAATACGATATACAAATTATTAAACAATATGTAAAGCAAGATGCTATTATTTTAGATATTGGTGCGAATATTGGTTTTTATACGAAAATGCTTTCTGAATTAACTGGAGCAAATGGTAAAGTTTATAGTTTTGAACCAGATAGTACTAATTTTAAACACTTACAAGAGAACTGTGGTCATTTGCAAAATGTACAGCTATTTCATAAAGCTGTTGGCAATAAAGATGAAGTGCTGACTTTGTACAAATCTGATTTAATGAATGTTGACCACAAAACTTTTGCAAATGAAGATTTTACTTCAAAAGAAACAATAGATGCTGTTTGTTTAGACAATTTTATAAAAGAAAAACATATTGATTTTGTAAAAATAGATATTCAAGGATTTGAATATTATGCTTTTGAAGGAATGCAATCCTTAATTAAAAACAGTAATGATTTGAAAATTATTACTGAGTTTTATCCATACGGAATTGCTCAATGTGGAATTGCTCTAGATAATTGGTATCAACAATTAGAAGACCTTGATTTGTTTATCTATAAAAACATAAATGGTAAATTATCTATATTTGATAAGAAAGAATTGAGTTTATACGAAACTAAAGCCAAAGAGCGTCTTTTTTATTTTGATTTATTCTTAACCAAACAACAACTATGA